Genomic segment of Schistocerca piceifrons isolate TAMUIC-IGC-003096 chromosome 1, iqSchPice1.1, whole genome shotgun sequence:
gggcatggatgtgtgtgatgtctagttaggtttaagtagttctaagttcaaggggactgatgacctcagaagttaagtcccatagtgctcagagccattttttttttttttttgtatgtttattGTCCGTCACTGCGCGTAAGGTATCAACGAGTAACGATTTTCGCCTGATTTCAGTGAAACGTACATTTTCCTCATCCCGAAAAATTAAATGTGACCCAAGGAGGAATAGGATTCTGAATCAGTAAAAGGAATATGGCGGTGACCCCGAACAGTATCCCAGTCGAAGCTTTCTCCCTGGTGTTCCATAGCATCACTGAGTTTTAAACATGGGTGTTTCTCGCAACCGTATATTAGTTTCAgcataggattatacagccaatGGTTGCAGGTAATTGTGTTGTACACTGacttaggtttcgacacctctacgGATGTCCTCATCAGAACGAAATTTCGAGAACCCGTAAAATAACATTGCGAAAAGGCAATGGTCAGAATTAAGAGCAGACATGCTCAGgtcaaagaataaaataaaacgCGTTCTAGCCTTTTGCCACGTGTGCctagctaggaacaacatcagTGTGTGGTAGGGGATGTTAAAAATTACACGGTAATTTATTTCGACGTAGTCGCGGAACTTACTGAATCTACATTCGACTTAGTCGCTGAACTTATTGAATGTACAGTGATCTTCGAAAGAGCAATACAAGTCCGAGATTGTAACGTCCACACAGCGCAACAAATTAACTCAGTTTGCCGGCTCCATACGTGTCGCAAGTATTTCACTAATGTACTCAGTTATCTCGCGCGCGGTAGTAATTGCGAATTGGTTTCCCCGGAGGCTACGCAGGAGCGATGTCCGGGTGGGCTCGGGGCCTGCTCCAGCCCCCGGGGGcaggcctccgccgccgccgccgccgccgccgccgccgccgccgcaccctTACGTCAGCCAGTGAAAGCACCGGGCACCGCCATTGTCGCCGTCACTATAAAGGCCGGCCGCAGGACTCACCGGGCACACTCCGCAGTCCACACTCCACACTCTCCTTCGCTCCTCTGCCGCAGCTGCATCAACACTCGCAATGGCCTTCAAGGTAAGCCGACGAACCGCGCAGGTCCTCTCGATCGTAACACAGCAGGCCGGCCCCACCCGGCGTCTGCCGAGGCCGCTCACCTCTGACCTTAGCCGAGCCTCTCTCCGTCAGCCGATGGACAGTTTTTCAAGTGACCCAGATTTGACGTTTCCAAAGCACGGCATTAGAAGGCTGGTCGGTACGACACGTTCTCGTTCATAATCGACGTTTCAGTCTAATACTAATGTACCCTTGATCTCTAGCGTACTAGCCTCTAGGATCGTGGGTACCAACCTGGAGGGGCAATTAAGCTTTGAGGAGCGCAATGAAAATGTCTAAGGGATGGAAACAGAAACGTTCAACTGAGTGTCATTCACGacattaataattaaatctctataATCACTAATTCGTGAGACTGTAatactgggccggccggagtggccgtgccgttctaggcgctacagtctggagacgcgagaccgctacggtcgctggttcgaatcctgcctcgggcacgcatgtgtgtcatgtccctaggttagttaggcttaagtatttctaagttgtaggggactgatgacctcagaagttgagtcccatagtgctcagagccattttttgtaatactGGTTACGTAAGTTAAATACTAGTATTAACGTGTGACACAATGTGGTCGATATTACAACTTGTGAAACGAATTTCTGAGCAAAATTTTCCTCACAGTGTCCATCCACTTCATACATACTTCTTACTATGCATCTACGAGAGTAAACTGGTGACTTATACATCACGTACAATTAAATATCTAATTAAAATGCTTTTtctgagttgtaggtagttcccacaATAGGCCAGAAATTGCTtaattattcacttcgcaacaataaacaaactaattgacagtgcaacacagcagtaactacgtaaTGGCTACTCCACTCCTGTAGGGCCTACAccgtattattataattatttttcttattattagCCGCAGACTTCAGACACAAAGCACTCACAGCTTGAAGTTGTCCAGTTTCTGCCAactcagaagtaaggagtccagcaatcaagcgATTTTCAAGCAACAAGTTAAGTGAAGGTGCAGAGTGGGTGTGAAGCAAGTGTCACAAGGGAGAGGAGAAGTGCACAGCAATCATATTTTACAACAAATATCTACCCTCAATGTGAATAGTTAGCTCTCTTTTCCGAGATTGATTTGTagatagctgtggtgtcaccgccagacaccacacttgctaggtggtagcctttaaatcggccgcggtccgttagtatacgtcggacccgcgtgtcgccactatcagtaattgcagaccgagcgccgccacacggcaggtctagtctagagagactccccagcattcgccccagttgtacagccgactttgcttgcgatggttcactgtctacatacgctctcatttgcagagacggcagtttagcatagccttcagctacgtcatttgctacgacctagaaaggcgccgtATTCAGATACtatattactatcttcaagaatgtgttctgaacagataatattgtgaatcatgtaccgtcaaaagcgacgttcatcatttatggattaaagttaagtatcaaactaattacgtccgctttctgaattctctttccttgtcatgttctagacctcacgtcagtatagttcttccctcctcacgccagcctgcgtgaactaaaacgcgtgcatttcggcctccaatcgtaacacggtgttggctcttctgctaacacaaaagtagcTGCCACATAGTTTTCATCTGTGCAGTAAGGTTTATTTCGACACAGTTATTTCGGTACGGTTACCTGTAGTAACAACTCCTTTTCAGTTTTAATGCTGCtctgtaatttcatttcacttcttcttTATTCTATACTTACATATCAGTTACACAACAGctgaaatactagtttccacaatGGCTCTGTCTGCATCCCACTCCTAACAAAGACATACTGTGTTTTTACACTCGCTGACTCTCATGAAAACCCTAGCTGAGACACCTGTCACTATTCATTACAGCTCGCCGTCTTCGCCGCCGTCCTGGCCGTGGCCCGTGCCGGCTACCTGGGCGCCCCCGCCGTGGCCTACGGCGCCGCccccgcctacgccgcccccgcctacGCCGCCTACGGCGCCCACGCCGTCGCCCCCGCGGCCATAACCTCCCAGCACTCCAACATCCTGAGGAGCTACGGCAACCTGGGACAGGTGTCCACCTACTCCAAGACCATCGACACCCCCTACTCCAGCGTCACCAAGTCTGACGTGCGCGTGAGCAACGACGCGCTGGCCCATGTCGCCGCTCCCGTGGCCTACGCCGCCCACGCCGCCCCTGTGGCTTATGCCGCCCACGCCGCCCCCGTGACCTacgccgcccacgccgcccccgTGGCCTACGCCGCTCGCCCCGCCGTCGTCAAGGCCGCCGCCCCCGCTGTCGGTCTGCTGGGAGTCGCCTACTCCGCCGCCCCCGCTGTCGCCCACATGACCTACAGTAACGGTCTGGGTCTCAGCTACGCCTGGTAGATTGTGATGACAGCTGTGTGtttctataaaaaataaaattattttcacaaaacattcgcttttcatttatttcattatcaCTTCATATTGAATTTCCTTGGGTGCAACTGATACATTTGTCATCAATTATTCGTTTTTGACTCATCTATAGGAGTTATGAGAGTCTAGTTTCAGAGAATAAGTATTTCATTATGCTGTTCcagatctttctttctttcactggtgctatGTCCCGCACTGacacagggtcggcattgttaggaacgaatttggcaaggttaggatgaaggggtggccggatgcccttcctgccgccaccccgtacctcccgggatggaagtagtgtaccccagctgtctgcgtctagtgtagttcatgaaatagtgcgaacgtgttcagatgttggtgagtcgtgtaactgaggtggaacgtggggaccatcccggcattcacctagtgggatgtggaaaaccgcctaaaaaccacatccaagccggcgggcacaccggccctcgtcattaatccgccgggcggattcgatctggggccggcgcgtctacccgagtccaggaagcagcgcgttagcgctctcggctatcctgacgGGTGTTATACTGTTCCAGATGCCACAGACAATATAATCGCTGTTGACAACTTGTGGCATGTCATGCGCTTTGCCACAGACAAGTGTTGAAGATGGTTGATTACTTTTCTGAAACCTGTAACCTATATTTACTGTAGATTGAGTCAGTTACCCACAAGTTAACAATACCGGTAACTTATAAAGAAACATCAAAGTTGTTAGTTTAATACTAGCACATTTTTCCTATTGATGAGGTAGAGTACAACTGACCAAGAACAATGTGTTCGTCGAGAAGAGGAATATATATAGCACTATATGTACACTGACCACGAAAGGAATATGTGACGCCCTATAATTAACTTCTGAAATGGAGGGAAACAAGAATAAGGAACAAACATACCCTGTATATTTCGCACAGCAAATAGTTCCAAAAACTTGATTGCCCACTCAGATCCTTCAGTTATCATAGATATCATTTGTTGTCAATGGTAGACGCTAGTACCGACTATCTTGACGGAATCCCATGAGATGTACAAGCTACTTAAACATCTCATCCGCGCCAACGCAAATGTTTAACGTTCTTTTGCTCTTAACACCTTTCATGTCAAACATTCCATTCGtttacccccaccccctcctcaaACCTTCCAAAGACCCTTGCTCTCGACCTTTCCATATCCTACTACGACTCTCAGTCTTTTCCCTTGTTACCTCATAAATTGTTTCTCACATTTCTGAAACACTGAATCCGGCCCTGTATCCACTATGTAGCGAAACTCATTTAAATCCTCCCTGTCCCCTCCTAATTTTTGAGTACTCTGGTCTGCTACCTTATTCCTGTTAACAGATTCCATCCTCCTTGCATCTGTTGACACTCGGATTCTTTTTCCACTTCTGTCGATCCTTATTCCAGGACCACATCAACCTAAAAACTGTAATGTACCGTAACGTTCTCAGTTTCAAATGTATATTCCAAACTATCCTTTCCTGCCCAGCTGCAAAACGTACCTACGCCCACCCTCCCACCCCAGCTCTCCCCACTCCCTCACAACAAATGTCCAACACATGCCACGTCATTTTTAACATATAATATTGCACACAGCTATACCTGCATTAATATTCCGTACCTGCACTATATTACTAGGAGATCTCGTCACCAGCATCACTTCTCTCCCTCCACGGCGCCTCAAGTCACCACCAAGTCACCATTTTCGGTATGCATGAAATTTAACTAAGTCACAACACCTGGGTGTAGTCAGTCTGACGTCAACGAGAGTTTttgaactaaaaaaagaaaatatggataACAAGAGGATAAACAAAAATAAGCATCGAATATGATTGAAGTGAAACAAATCTTTAGCAGAGCGCTTACTATATCGCAATGTGAAAGGAAGAAAGGTTAGAGATGGGATCTCTGAGAGATATTTAACTGGGTTGTAGAACTAAAATTTTAACACATACTGTGTAAACACTAACATAACTGTCAAagtgactgtgagcactatgggacttagcatctgaggtcatcagtcccctagaacttagaactaattaaagctaaccaacctaaggacgtcacacaaacctatg
This window contains:
- the LOC124710068 gene encoding cuticle protein 67-like; the protein is MAFKLAVFAAVLAVARAGYLGAPAVAYGAAPAYAAPAYAAYGAHAVAPAAITSQHSNILRSYGNLGQVSTYSKTIDTPYSSVTKSDVRVSNDALAHVAAPVAYAAHAAPVAYAAHAAPVTYAAHAAPVAYAARPAVVKAAAPAVGLLGVAYSAAPAVAHMTYSNGLGLSYAW